The Prinia subflava isolate CZ2003 ecotype Zambia chromosome 6, Cam_Psub_1.2, whole genome shotgun sequence genome contains the following window.
ACCAGGGGGGGACACAGGAGGTTTTCCTCACTGGGGACTCCTGGAAGCCTCCAGCACAGGATTAAGGCTGCTTTCCACAGGCAGCTTTAGTGAGCTTGTGGTTTGGTGCTTtattttctcactgaaggtTGGCAAAGTGTCCTCCTTTATTTCTGGCTCTGACAGGGGTTGCTTGTTCTCTGCAGGACTCTCTAGCTGAAGTTGAGGAGAAATACAAGAAGGCTATGGTGTCAAATGCTCAGCTGGACAATGAGAAAACCAACTTCATGTACCAAGTGGACACCCTGAAGGATGCGCTcttggagctggaggagcagctggcagaaTCCAGGAGGCAGTATGAAGAGAAAAGTAAAGTATGTAAATAGCTCTGGCATGGGAAATAACAGGGAGAGATTTGGAGAGGGGTAGAGATCTTTGGGAGGAGGCAGCTAAATTATTACTCAAGATTTCAACCAAGTAGCTGGTTTAATGAATATGAAGTGGAATACCAATTTGTTGTGTACTTGTGATCATAGAAATGAGAATTTTCCCTAAGCCATTTCTGAAGAAGGGGAGAAATGTTGTAGCTGGTAAAGGCTACATTGATACTATCACATCACATCTCCTTTTCTATTCCATCTCTAAAGTAAATTCATGTGGTTTGTCCATAGGGACTTCTGGAGCACTTTTACACACAAAGATGTCTCCAGGCAGCCTGTGGGAGAATTGTGCTGTTCAGACAATTCAAGCAGCTCCACGGTTAAATGTTGAATTAAGTTTTACATTCATTTAGGAGCTGACAGTGATTTGGtgttaaataataaaactgGGGCTTATGTTTTCAAAACTGCCTTCTTGTAGCTTGGGGCATTTGACTACACCCCACTTCAAAACACAGTTCCTGAAAGATACAgtgtggtttttcctttttacataAAGTCCAGCTGAGTTTCAGTTCATGGCCATGTGGGAAGAGTGGGTTAAATTCCCATCGATTCATCTGTGCAGTCTGAAGGACTGGAGTGTAAAAGCTCTTCAACCTGCTGCTCAGCTTATGAGATGGGCTAAATGATGTCTGTCATGTCAGTGTTTAGTGCAATAATAGCATCTTGGAAAAAGGACAAACTCGATAAAAATTGCACTCTTGTGGGATTGTGATTAGAGGGATATTCAAGAATTACATTGCAGTaagcattttctttgtgtttgggcttattttcctctttttgatGGGGTGCTATTTTTGATTAATAATAATCTTGTGAATATTCCATTATTCACAGGAATTTGAGAGGGAGAAGCACGCTCATAGCATATTGCAGTTTCAGTTCATGGAAATCAAAGAGGCTTtgaagcagagagaagaaatgctTGCAgtaagtaacttttttttttttaatggcttctTTGATTGTACATTCCCAAGTAGCAGTAGAGTGGAGAATATGAGGCATGGAGAATTTTATTCCAAATTCAAGTTACTCACCAGAAGAAATGTTACTGTTTCAGGCCAGACAGGTTCAGAGCTGACTAATGCAAATATTACTTTCCTAAGCATTATCTTATTCTTCCTAAGTATTGCATTTTGGACTGCTGTTTGTGGAGATGCAGAGGAAAATAACAGAACTGTGTAACTTGTTCTAAGTCGTGTTGTGGGTAATAAGATTGTCCTCAGGAGCACAGGTTCAGCTGGGATGTCAGAAACTGTGCATTGTAGATACTCATTTACTTTAGCACCTGGCTTTTTTCATTCTCTGGCCTCACTGCAATCTTGGCCTTCCTTGTTAACCTGTTACCTGCTTTCTGTCTTCTTGTTTTGCTCCTGCCCCTCAGGAAATCCAACAGCTGcaacagaaacagcagagcTATGTCAGGGAAATTTCCGATCTTCAGGAGACAATAGAgtggaaagacaaaaaaataggGGTAGGACTTGTCAGCTCCTGCAATGTGTTCAGAGTGACACTGTCATTCCCCACCTGATCCTGCTTTTGTAAAACCCCATGGATAAAACCCTCCCTCGTGCCTTTGCTTGGTGTGGCTGTCCTATGATGTTGCCAGTGAAGTAGCAAATAGCAAGTGTTGTGTTTGGCCAGTACCTTAAAATCCAAGGAAAACCTAGCAGCTGGTGTGCTTTCAAACCAAGGGTAATTGATTTGCTGTGCTGCACCATTTGCATTTGCCATATGGGGAGAGGAAATGCTATTTATAATGCAATTCCATCAGCACTGAGTTTTCGCTTATTCACATTTAATCTGCGGACTGAGCAGAAACTGGAGTGGGGTAAAGAGGTAGTGCAGCTATTTATAGGCTGTTGGGATGAAAGTCTCCCTTGCTTCTCATCCCTTCCCACCACCTCTTATCACAGCCACATGGAAACCCactctggttttcttttccagttgaACACTGAAAGGcttcctgagcagagcaggagaaagaaaTCTGGCAGCTTGCCCATGTTTGTGATGTCCAACAATTTGTAGCAGCTTCAAACTGAACATTGTCTAATTTTTTTGAGTTGTTCTATTTGTACCTATATAGAAATACTGGGAGGGGAGAGTTCAGTAGCCAAATATGCATTTGCACATGGTGCATCCCAGACTAAGGATGACTTAATGGCAGctttcaaattaattaaaatgtaaaataaaaagtctCCTGAAATCCAACGGGCCTAATTCTGTGCCCTTCCATTACCACATGGGAATGGCATGATGTCTTCAGTGTGCTTGCTAAAGCAATGTGGGCATGGATTAGTTTGTCTAGCAGACAAGAATAAAAAGTGGACCCTCATTTGAGGGACTCCTAATGAAGAATTGGGCTCTGAATGTCTTTGGCAGGAAATCTTGGTTCTTGAAGAAGCTGTGCCTTTCTTGGATTTGAAGTTTCTCTCTCTGCATGCAAACTCAGTCCTGTAATCTGTAAACTTGACCTTTTTCATCTGTGCCTCTTCCATCCCCTGAGTATCTTAAATCTGCTCATTTTTGTCTACATTTGCTTTTCACGGCCTTTACTTGtctcccttcctttcttcaCATCTCCTCGCCCTCTGTCTGTGTTGGGAACTCAGGCACTAGAGAGGCAGAAAGATTTCTTTGATTCCATAAGGAGTGAGCGGGATGACCTTAGAGACGAAGTGGTTGTGCTGAAGGAGCAACTGAAGGTATGCAAgaggaataaaagaaatttatatTCATCTGCTGACCCTTCCCCCCTGTACGTTTGGGCAGAAAAATTAAGTCTAGCTCAGTAGCAATAGCTCAATTTTCATGTTGCCTATAAATTGCCATTTTTCAGGGGTTTTGAATATAAAGTCCTTTCCCCTACTATTGATTGTGAGTTCTTAGTGTAGACTGGAGTATAAAGAAGGTTTTTTGTAGGAGACACTTCTGTGAGGAACATCTTATGCAGCagatttatgttaaaaaaaaccaaaagagcTGGGATCACATGCTTTCTGTCAGAGTGGCTGAACTGAGAACTGCAATATCTGTTCTCCTTCCTGACTCCCAGCCATATTTAATGGAATGATTGAAGCAATTGTTTATTCAGAGTATCTTGGACAAGAGCACTTGACAATCCTTCCCTTTCCGAGCAGCAGGCTCTAAAGCATTGCTTTTGCTTCCCACAGAAACATGGAATAATCCCAGACTCTGATATAGCCACCAACGGGGACACCTCAGACATTCTGGATAACGAAGGACACTTGGATTCTTCCCGACCTGCTCCAGGCACCACTCAGGCATTAAagccaggaggggaggggatgcTAGGTAAGTGCTGTGTGTCctctcagcccctcctgcctgtcTGTCCTTCATTCAGCCACCTTGCTTGGGTGGGGCAGTTGTGAGTGGGACAGTTAACACCACGCAGCATGCTCCTTGTCCAATCTCTCCTGTGCTTTTCCCTGCTTCGTGTTGATTTTGGCTCCCAGTGTGTCGTGCAGGGCAGACTTCACTTCCCCTGCAAGGTGACAAAGGATGGGAATACAAATAGGACATTGCAGATAAGGAGCAGTCATTCACATCGCCGTTTAAACCCTGAATTGCAAAATTGTCCCAGGATAATCCTACTGCTGCTCAGTATTTTTCAGGACACACCTTAaataatcaggggaaaaaaaggcattttggtTTTCTATAAAGAGTTTGTATGTTGGTTCATTGATACCCCTGAGAACTCTGCTtgaacagcagtgctgggctctgccaaaGCACACCAAAGGataaattctttatttctctgctaTTGAACTCTTTAAATTAACACTTCTGTGTCTTCACTCGTTACACTGACACTTAAATTCAAAGGATATAATTGATGTGGACAGCGCTAGGAAGGAGAAATCTGGTTGGCAAAACCCCTTCATGCTTTTATGTGGTGAATGGCCATTAGAGAACTATTGTACTCATGTAAGGAGAGAAAGTGATATTTTTTGGTTTgtcggattttttttttgttctaaatgAACATACTAATAAATAGCTGCAGGCAGCCAATTGTTGAAAGTGCAGGTTCTCTTGCTTTGAGCGTTTGGCTGCTTTTTCATCActcagtttctgaaaacaatgTGAAACACCAAAAACCAAGGTAAgggtgtatttttaaatgtaacatGTTTTCTTACGTCTCCTaaccctgtttttttttttaagaatagaTACAGCATAGACCCAAAAACTAACAACAAACACTATTGTTTTAATGTCTGttgcttttaaatataaatcGAAGGGAAACTGTtacaacaaaaataactttaaaagaACCACAGAAGTCCTCACCCATTTGGGTGGCTGAAATAAGGGGCACAGATTACCTGAGCTTTGATCTGTGTTGAGAGGTCTGAACAGCCAAATCATTTGCTTGCCAATCAGATTTTACATTCAGTGTCCATCACGTGCACTGATGATGCCTGtctgagatttttaaaagcaaaatattactGAATAATCCTTCATGATTCCATTGTAACAGCATCAGACCCCTGCATGGATAGAGGGGCGTCAGGGTTAAAGTTGTAGAGAGAATTGCTGAGGAGAAGCAGTCCTTAGAGGCCCTTCTGCAGGTATTGCTGTTAAATTGCACTGCTTCAACCCGTTGTTCTCCTCTGCCAAAGCTGTCATTCCCACAGCCAAGAGCAGAGAGCTCCTCCTTTACAAAAACACCAGCCAGCACCAGAGACTTCTTGCTTTGAGAGGGTGGTGGTGAGTTTCACTGATCAACCCCCTGGATCCTTACTAATTCAATCGCTGCTTTGCCTCACAAAATTGGCAAAAGCTGATCTTTTATTAACCCGTTCTTCTCGTTCTGTCTGCCGGGTTTTAAGTGGGGAGGTAAGTGCTGTGGTGTGGCCCCCTCAACTTTCTCAATGGTCTTTTAGGCAAAGCCAATGAAGTGGAgatgaaaaatgagattttggaggatgtggggaaaagagaaatcttGCAGAATACTGAGCATGAGGAACACAAAGAGGagtctgaggaggaggaggaagcacaGCCATTGCATGCTGCTGAAAATGCAAAGGCAGAACACATGGTTGAAGAACGGGACGCCCCGCCAACAGTGATGATCCCAGAGAGTAGGTGTGCAGAGCAAGGCCAAAGCCTCACAGCACCTGTGTCAGGGAGCGCTTCCTCcaacagtgacagtgacacagatGGCTTGGGAGAGGTCACAGAGTCCAGGGGCACGGCAGTCCAGCAGCCTGAGAGTACAGAGGCTGAACGGACAAATGAGAACTTGGAGCTGGGCTCTCCACAAGGCCACCAGATTTTTGAGACTCCTCAGGAAATGTTTTGTGACTCAGGTACAGAGCAGGAAGTGGGAGAAGCTGCACCCAACCAGGAAGAACAAGAGGATCTGGTTTTAAGCAGCCATTCCCTGAGTGATAATGAAATGGCTGAAGGCTCTGACAGTACAAGTGAGAGCAGTGAGTTGGTTTCTAACCAGGCAGGGCTACCTGAGGGAGCAGTGGCAGGCTTGCTTAGGGAGGAGGGAAATGTGGAGAGTTCCACTCCAGGGGAAGCCCAGCACTCAGAAGAAAGTGCTGAAAACAAGGCTGCAAATGTCCTGGAGGAAAAGTTTGTTGACTGCACTGATGGAAAAAGTGACAAAACAGCAGATGACAGAGCTGAAGAAGAAGATGAGGCTGGGAACACAGTTCAGGGTCTGCCTAGGGAAACTGAGTCTGTGGGTTtgcaggggacagagccacATGAAAGGGATGTCCCAGCAGAGGCACTTGAAAAGGAAGGTGGAGAACATCAGGCACCCATCCAGCCCGCTTCTTCAGAGGACAGTCCTTCAGCACCCCCAGAGGAACCAAGTACACAGGGTAAAACTGAAGATGAAATGGCTACAGCTGAGAAAGATGGACAGAAGGAAGAATTGATGGAAGAGCTGGAGAAGCGTTCAGGTTCTACTGAAGCAGGCGAGCAAGGTGTGGCATCTGTGGAGACAGGAGGCTGCATTCCCAAGGGAATGGGAagtgagctgcagcaggcacagccaggaacaGAGGCGGAGACAGAGGTGACCACTCAGGAAACCCATTTAGACCCGAGCCTTTTAGGTGATGAAATTAAGAAGTCAGGATTGGAAACAGGGGATGAGGCTGAGGAAGGACAGGAGAGTAGGATGGAATGGGCAGAAGATTTGAATCCAAAGGTAGAGGTTCAAACAAGTCAGTGCAGTGAAGAAATGGCAGGTGGtccagaaggagagaaaaacattCCTTTAGAGGGGGAAGTGCAGAAGGTGGTTAAACAAGCAGAAGGTGAATGTAAAGAGGAGTCAGGTGTAGGTGTTACTGCAGCTACTGAAAACAAAGCCAGTaaagaaacactgaaagaaaatgagcaaGAGGTGGAGCTTGCAGACCACCCTGGTGGGGAATTTGCTTCTGAGGAAGGTGTAAGTAATGCCCTGGCACAGAAGTCTCTGCAGAATGACGACATTAGTGAACAAGTTACACTGGAGGAAGATGTAAATAATTCCCTGGCACAGGAACCTGTGCAGGATGAAAACATTGGTGTACAAGTTAAATTGGAGGAAGGTGTAAATAATTCTGTGGCACAGGAACCTGTGCAGGATGAAAACATTGGTGTACAAGTTAACTTGGAGGAAGGTGTAAATAATTCTGTGGCACAGGAACCTGTGCAGGATGAAAACATTAGTGTACAAGTTAAATTGGAGGAAGGTGTAAATAATTCCCTGGCACAGAAGCCCGTGCAGGACGACAACATTAGTGAAGAAGTGAAATTGGAGGAACAAGCAGAGGAGAGCCTGGAAGATGATGGTGATGCATTTGATTTCGATGAAGAGTCAAATCAAATACTAGAATCTGATGAAAAATGTGATGGAGATGAAGCTGATACACAAAGAGAAGAGGGTGATGGAGCAAATGGTGCTGCTGGAAAAACTGCCCACACGGacaaagctggagagggaacagACAAAATGGAAACCAAAGATGCTTTGACCAAAGGTGAAGTCCTGCAGCATAAAAAAGATGAACCTGAAGGAACAGGGTGCTTGCAAGGGGAAGCGTCAGGGAAAACTGATGTGGAGGAAGATGAAATCAAAGTATCAGATTCTAGTAAACTGGGAAAATTACAGGATGAAGAAGTTTTGGAACAGGTTTTGGAAAGTGCTTTCATTAAGAGGGCTGAAAGCAGGGAGGATTTGCAGGCTGGCAGAAGGAGTAAGGGTAGATCCAGAGATGACTGTACCATCTCCTGAGTTCAGAATCTCAAACCTACGTGAGTTCCATGCCCTGTGACCAGTCCCAGGACACAAACATGCACTTTGCACAAGACATCAGACCTTGGAATACCCTTAGAGCTTTGTCTTTGTAGGTAACTCAGCCTAAAGCATGGATATGGTAATGATGCAAGTATGGTAATGATGCTCTTGTGTTGTACCCAGCCACAAGAAATCGAGACTGTCTCGGGTTGAAAGCTTATCACCTTGTGAGGAAGCTTCACAACTTGACCATTCAAACTATTATGCAATTAAAGTACCTCTAGTGTGGATAGCTGCTCCTGGGGATTtctacaggatttttttttattattctagCCTAGTTGATCAATATCTTGAATGCACATTGGGCCTTTGTGAACTTATGCACATTATGCTTACTTGTACTTCAATCTACAGCAAGCACATTAACTCTTCATGAAGGAACTCAGCCAGATCACCAGTTTCACTGATGGTGAAACTTCTTTCAGAATGATTAAAGCCTATGAACCaatctcttatttttttaacatgaagaaaaaagatattttcattCCACTTTGTGTGTATTTCTTACATGGTCATATTCCAAAATACAGTTAGATCACTGTGAATCTGCTTAGTCTGAGCACTTTGGAAGAGCAATGCACAGTTTGGAGAAAGTGCAACATACAGGTCTTAGTTTGCTGAAAGgaataaatatatacatgtttACTTCATCCAGGCACTTTGCCACTACCACAGTAGGCCTTTTACACCATGTCTTGCatggtgtttttattttttccagagaaagtGTCAATACACAGTGTAATGTGTGCTTAGGTTTGCTATCAAGTACTGTCAGATATCAATAtataaaatatctatttttccaagaaaaatttttgtttaaaatttgcttattgcattatatattttttgCAAACTCTGATTCTGAAAGAATGTTTTTATCTCTGAAACAAATCTTATCTCTTCCCTTCTGAAAAGAAGATAACTTTGCATGTCTTAACTCTTGCTGGATATCAGACCAAAGAGGACTGTTGTTTTGTGTACTAGCCCCACTGTGGCTTTTGGAAAAGCTGGGTTGCTTTGAGTTGCTGGCATAAATTAGGCTCTTGGACTCCCTTGCTGTATTTCCTCTTGCATCTCTGCTAGTGCTTGGGAAGAGAGCATGTTTTGCAtatataaatattcatttaaagTGTTAAGCAGTGCATGTCCCAAGGGAATGCAGATCGAGGGGGGTTCGAGGGGGGGTTCGGGCTGTGGAAGGCTGAGTTTGTGTTGATGTTACAAAGTTGTCAGAGCGCAGACAGACTGCAAAATTGGAAGATGTATATCAAAATGTACTGCTgtatataatttaaataaacatattttatacTTTAAAATACCTGTCCAGAGCACTGTTTCTAAACCTGCACAAGGAGTTATTTAAACCTGTATCATTTCAACAccatttttctgcagctgttgtTCAATTTATTACCTTGTGCTACGTAGCTACAAGAGCCATCTCCCTAGGACTGGGCAGCCTCGGGGTTTGAGCACCTTGAATATGTGATGGCACCTTAACTGTAGAGCTCTAACAGGTCTGTAACCCTGTAACTCCTTTCATGTGGCTTCTCTCCAACTTACAGCAGATCCACCGTGGTTTCTGTAAGTATTGGCAGTTGTTCCTAAGGGTTTACTCTAGATGCTAATCCAAAAAGTCATAGATCTTATAAGCATTTCTTATTAGCATGTAGCAGTGTTTATTTAAAGATTTGGCTGTGCTATACTCTCAACAGTAATATGTGGTTTAATGTTGGAAGTGGGTTTTAATTGGTAAATAGACTTAAACAGATCATTAAGTGGTCTTACCGGGCTTCACCTGTACTGTGGATGGATCTATCAGAGTCAAATTAGGCAACGTGCCATTATATCCCGTGTTTCTTACGAGttcatttctgattttcacTAGTTTTTCCACTTCCAAAGAAAAGACAGCATCTTTAAGAGAATTCCTTTTTAAAGCCATATCACAGGAGCAGAAACACCTCCAATCTTACCTGTCCATGCACCAGCTTGGATCCCACTCCCAGTGTAACTGGGAACAAGACCATGGAGAGGCAGTGCAGCGTAGCTGTTGTGCCAGAAATCCACCCTGGAATGTTGAAAACGAGAATGTGACCCAAGGATGAATCTTTGTCTTCCAGAATAACCCCAAATGCTCGCTGGGTTTTCTGGTCATCACCTAGTGGCACATAAATGCTGTAGCCCAGGTCTGTGCATATCAGAGCTAGCCTGAAATCCTTTCAAAAGCAGTATCTCAAGAAACTTACTTGATAAAAAAGGGGAATAAATAGTGCAAAGGTCTTGGTCAATATCTTCTTTGCTATAGAGAAGAACAGTCCTCCTGTGCTCCTCAAAAGCAGTACTGCAAGCTGGTGTCTTCCAAATCCTGTGCTGTTCCTGGCAGCACCCCTCTTCTGAGAAAGACAGGAAAGCATTTTCTCATCATCCAAAATAGATGGACAGATCTGGAGAAGGAGCATTGCCCAACCTGCTTCTGACAGCTGGATTCTTGCAGGCTGTTCTGAATAGCTGCTTGGGGCTGGGATTTCATGGGATGTCTTTCCATCCTCCAAGACCAGTTTATCCCTTTCATTTACATCATGGTTCATTATTTCCTGGGCCACACATCGTGTAAATCACACAGGTAAAACCAGCAGCCTCCCATCCCATGCTCCCCTCTTAGTGGAAAGCCATGGAGGATGGATGTGTGGCTGGTTTGGGAATGTTTGGGCCACTGGGGGGGCAGCACCTGAGTAAGCAATGCCTGGAGTCACCTGCAGTGCCGAGGCAGTGAGATCAGATCAGTCACTGGACttgggagctgtggcagcaccGTGCTCaccctgctgtgtcctgctcccTCACAGGCCCCATCTCCTCCTCGGCCTCTGTAAACTCTGTGGCCATGAACTGGTGCAGTGAGTACCCTGGGAATCACCTTCCCAAAGTGAAGTGAGGTGAATGTCACACTCTGATTATTCACTGGAGCATCTTTCTATGTGGAGTAAGGTTAATGACTGTTACAGATGAGAATTTTAATTAGCTGCTTCCTGTCCTGATTCAATAGACTGTTCTTTGCTGCCTGTTCTCAAGGTCCTCAGATTCGGTGGAAAAATATCTCGTAAATGCAAAATCAAGGTGACCCTGCAGAGTAAGTTTTCTGTGTTAATGTGGGGGTTTAAGATAAGTGAAACCCAAGAGGCCCTCATCTCGACAGGCAGAATATGAATGGCAATTTAAGCAAActaattttttccctgctgcctgcatgtCCCAATGGGGTGCACAGATGTCTGTAATGAGGGCAGAGAGAACTGAGGGTGAGATCAAACTTGACAGTTCACCCCAAAATGCATCCTTTTTGCAGGAAAAGGGCTTTGGGGAACCCAGTGTCCTTCCTCACTGGAAGCTGGAAGAGGTCTCCTTTCTTCAGGCAGGCAGGTTTCACCCCACAGCAGTGGTTGTGTTAATGAAAGTCACAACTAAATTATTTCCAGGATCAAAGTGTGTTACTTGGCCCTTTTGGAGTCAATACATTTGGGCTAATTTTGTAGTGGCCTAAAGGTTTCCTGCTGCACCAGTCCTCATTCTCTTTCCAATCCTTGGAACTCCATTTCTTAATCTTTGCTGGCCTGTAAATCCCAACACAGTCTCTTGAGTCCAAGTATCTCCAAGCTGTTTGCTGCTCTTGCTTTCTTCATTggcctttgtttttcttccatatCTTTCATCTTTTGCAGAATTTTTGTCTtaagttttctttccttcccataTAGATCTGTgaaattgttttattgttttgaaGGGGTTTATACTCAGAAATTTTGGTTGTGGGTGATATTTACCAAAAAAGTGGGTTCgggtcttttttgttttttcatatcAGTGCTCAGGTGAAACAATGTTGGGTGTGTTACAAAtggatgaaaaacaaaaagaatagGACTTCAGGAGGTTCAAAATTAATCCATAGATCTGCTGAACTGGGATCTCACGCTCAGATCTGTATTTGGGTATTGCATCAGAAGCCAAGGTAAAGGTTTTATTCCATGCTCTGGAGTGGGACTATATGGGGGGGTGTATTCCCAGGAGGGGAATGACATACTGTATTAATGTCTGCTGTACTTCCATTGGGAAGCCAGTTTCCACCATGACTTGATTCAATACAGACTCTTGATTCCCTTTAAGTGCGTGTgctaacaagaaaaaaaggaagaaccACAAGACTTTGGCCTTTTCAGGAGTTGTCATCAAAGaagaaatggtatttttaaagctcttcAAAAAACTTTGagtctctctctctcagcaGAATTTACCTGGTAAAAGCCCACCAGGCTCTTATGTGTAATTTACCTTGCTTTCCTAAGTTTAAGAAAAGATCTTTTCCTTGAGTGACCTTTGGATTTTAACCATTTGATCAGCAGGCCAGACCTCAGCTGTGGAGttgagctctgagcagcctgggctctgcactgctggcaAGGGAGGCCAGCTGAACAAACCTGCAGTGAGACCCAGCTGAGGTCAACAGATCCTCTCCTAATGGGTGCATTTGAATGTGATGTTGCAGCATGCTCCTGCCTGAGGTGTACCTGAACAAACGGAGCTTGTTAATTAATGAGGTCATTTGGGTGGTAAGAAAATGTGCTTTCTCACATTGCAGCCCTtaatggggaaggaaaaaaaggaaatgattTGGTTGCTTACTTTGTAGTTCTTTTTCCCAGCTGTCTCATTCTGTAGAGTGCACTTTATTAATGAAGGCTGCACATACCCATACTTCCAAGTCTAAATGTAGGACAACAGTTGTGCAGATTGTCCATTTCCTCTTGATGTTTGACCTGGAGAATTGactctgcagagaaaacaaTGTTTTACCAGACTGCTGCGttcaaaacacaaataatttgACGGGCCAATGTTTTTCTGGTCATAATGTTGGAGCTAAAATGTCACTGCCATGTAAAAGAAGGGAAGAGTTAAAAAGTGCTGAGAATGTGCTTAGCTGTGATTATAGGTGTTTACAGTATTGTCATTGTGTTAAACTGTCAAGATGTTGTGAGATTTTGTGTTGCAGTTGTGCTTGACCCTAGAGTTCTTGCATGCTAACCTAACGTAGAAGATTAGCCTCTTTGCATGCAGCTGGCTGCTGGGACAAGCATGTTCTGTGAGAATGCCATaactgccctggctgcagccccctcccagccccgtCCGGGCCTCGTGTCCTGTGGTACGTGCCCTCACTCCCCCTTCAGTAGCCACTAACCTGAACGGGTCAGGCTCGTGCCTCAGATGCGCTCCCCGTGCGCCGCTCGATCAGCCAGCTCTGACCTCTGCCTTTTCTCTTCCAGACAGGCTGAAAAAGCTCATCGATGAACGGGAGTCCTTGCTAGACCAGGTAATCACAGGGCGAGTGAAGAGCAGTAAATGGTTAAGGAAATGGAAATAGCCCACACACGAGGTgtagagcagcagtgctgtggtcaGGTTGCTCTTGCTGAGGACTTGCTGCCTTTTCTGGCCACTCTGTTCTTTCTCCAGAACATTCCTCCTGTATGTTAACTCAGGATACACAGAAGATATGACCCAGTGTGCCTCTTATTTATGAATAGTAATCCTTCAGATCGGCCAAGCCCAAGGGAAAAACAGGCATGGCTTGGAAATTGTAGAAGCAAATTTTCTTTCCGAGAGTAAGCCCTCCCCTCTGCTGGGTCTGTGGGTAAATGGGCCATTTGGAAAGGTTTGTTGGAGGAACTGCAGATGGGTAAAGAGCAATTAAAG
Protein-coding sequences here:
- the LRRFIP1 gene encoding leucine-rich repeat flightless-interacting protein 1 isoform X20 — encoded protein: MGTPGAGRKRLPNRERLTAEDDALNQIAREAEARLAAKRAARAEAREIRMKELERQQKEIYQVQKKYYGLDTKWGDIEQWMEDSERYSRRARRNASASDEDERMSVGSRGSLRSHLEYASTYPVAGLESERTKKKNYSKATNGYEEDVCGSSQSRKSSRASYYCDLGLPSNSYASTSQLSSQNGNWPSLLYSDALPARSYRASVYEESVYSGSRRYSAPSSRAPSEYSCYLGSGSRASSRASSARASPVIEERPEKDFEKGARTVSSLSAATLASLGGTSSRRGSGDTSISADTEASIREIKDIYELKDQIQDVEGKYMQGLKELKDSLAEVEEKYKKAMVSNAQLDNEKTNFMYQVDTLKDALLELEEQLAESRRQYEEKSKEFEREKHAHSILQFQFMEIKEALKQREEMLAKHGIIPDSDIATNGDTSDILDNEGHLDSSRPAPGTTQALKPGGEGMLGKANEVEMKNEILEDVGKREILQNTEHEEHKEESEEEEEAQPLHAAENAKAEHMVEERDAPPTVMIPESRCAEQGQSLTAPVSGSASSNSDSDTDGLGEVTESRGTAVQQPESTEAERTNENLELGSPQGHQIFETPQEMFCDSGTEQEVGEAAPNQEEQEDLVLSSHSLSDNEMAEGSDSTSESSELVSNQAGLPEGAVAGLLREEGNVESSTPGEAQHSEESAENKAANVLEEKFVDCTDGKSDKTADDRAEEEDEAGNTVQGLPRETESVGLQGTEPHERDVPAEALEKEGGEHQAPIQPASSEDSPSAPPEEPSTQGKTEDEMATAEKDGQKEELMEELEKRSGSTEAGEQGVASVETGGCIPKGMGSELQQAQPGTEAETEVTTQETHLDPSLLGDEIKKSGLETGDEAEEGQESRMEWAEDLNPKVEVQTSQCSEEMAGGPEGEKNIPLEGEVQKVVKQAEGECKEESGVGVTAATENKASKETLKENEQEVELADHPGGEFASEEGVSNALAQKSLQNDDISEQVTLEEDVNNSLAQEPVQDENIGVQVKLEEGVNNSVAQEPVQDENIGVQVNLEEGVNNSVAQEPVQDENISVQVKLEEGVNNSLAQKPVQDDNISEEVKLEEQAEESLEDDGDAFDFDEESNQILESDEKCDGDEADTQREEGDGANGAAGKTAHTDKAGEGTDKMETKDALTKGEVLQHKKDEPEGTGCLQGEASGKTDVEEDEIKVSDSSKLGKLQDEEVLEQVLESAFIKRAESREDLQAGRRSKGRSRDDCTIS